Proteins encoded by one window of Crassostrea angulata isolate pt1a10 chromosome 9, ASM2561291v2, whole genome shotgun sequence:
- the LOC128163659 gene encoding uncharacterized protein LOC128163659, which yields MAAMSEFNADFSDGKRETNVTLSKTRKQQDGPLGGVNFTHHDGTIRMNSTITATCVSVRLPFNGELYGFDVEIPDGHQIDVNGTVITPRIDEIGIRIVKIGEFTLNG from the exons ATGGCTGCGATGAGTGAATTCAATG CGGATTTTAGCGATGGAAAGAGAGAGACAAACGTGACGTTGTCAAAAACAAGAAAGCAACAGGACGGACCTTTGGGGGGAGTGAATTTCACACACCACGATGGAACTATTAGAATGAACTCTACGATCACTGCTAC aTGTGTAAGTGTGCGGCTGCCATTTAATGGAGAGTTGTACGGCTTTGACGTAGAAATTCCGGATGGTCATCAGATAGACGTCAACGGGACTGTTATCACG CCCAGGATAGACGAGATTGGAATCAGGATTGTCAAAATTGGTGAATTTACCCTTAATGGATAG